A stretch of Rhinoderma darwinii isolate aRhiDar2 chromosome 4, aRhiDar2.hap1, whole genome shotgun sequence DNA encodes these proteins:
- the SPTSSB gene encoding serine palmitoyltransferase small subunit B, which produces MDVKHIKDYLSWLYYQYLLITCSYVLEPWEQSIFNTVLLTAIAMMIYSSYVFIPIHVRLAMEFFSGIFGGQHESTVAPMS; this is translated from the coding sequence ATGGATGTGAAGCACATTAAGGATTACCTCTCCTGGCTATATTACCAATATCTGCTTATAACATGCAGCTATGTACTGGAGCCCTGGGAGCAGTCTATTTTTAACACTGTGCTATTGACAGCAATTGCAATGATGATTTACAGCTCTTATGTCTTCATACCGATTCATGTTCGTCTGGCAATGGAGTTTTTCTCTGGAATTTTTGGAGGACAGCATGAAAGTACTGTTGCCCCAATGAGCTGA